The following are encoded together in the Babesia microti strain RI chromosome II, complete genome genome:
- a CDS encoding conserved Plasmodium protein, unknown function (overlaps_old_locusTagID:BBM_II02890), with product MMDGFINTIWVYCFISYLTISNILIHGCETNYMIQKFSKFGDELTLTENDRIFIQKLRRSSWQKCPKLSPYFKSYIAQNWHRLSRKMQITSAKMYFYLKNFISNETITFNAYIAVCAEWVFFVYLALRIITVGIMMPIEAVARFAFIFSSLSTYSPAASRFST from the exons ATGATGGATGGGTTCATAAATACTATTTGGGTATACTGTTTCATATCATATTTGACAATATCTAACATACTAATTCATGGTTGtgaaacaaattatatgatccaaaaattttccaaGTTTGGAGACGAACTAACACTAACTGAAAACGATCGCATATTTATCCAGAAGCTTCGGAGATCCTCTTGGCAAAAATGTCCCAAATTATCCCCTTATTTCA AATCTTATATCGCCCAAAATTGGCATAGATTGTCTAGAAAGATGCAGATAACTAGCGCCAAAATGTATTTCTACCTCAAAAACTTTATATCAAATGAAACTATTACCTTTAACGCATATATAGCCGTATGTGCTGAATGGGTTTTCTTTGT ATACCTGGCATTGCGGATAATAACTGTTGGCATAATGATGCCCATAGAAGCGGTAGCTCGGTTTGCGTTCATTTTTTCCTCCTTATCAACATATTCTCCAGCTGCGAGCCGTTTTTCAACTTAA
- a CDS encoding Protein SEY1 homolog (overlaps_old_locusTagID:BBM_II02895), with protein MSSINLISGEGECLSRESFTAWLSKLGFGKNDFNVISVLGSQSSGKSTLLNATFGLDFDTMNTKTGHSQTTRGIWAGLGKFKRDFLVFDVEGTDSFERGDSHLTFEHQTALFSLALADCLFVNIWYHSLGNRIGSNYVLLRTVFEANFEITVPDCVTDIVFLIRDWCEELAPLDIVQKKIINYMDTIWSEIKHPEGSTWNKYYRVRVFGLANKILTKDAFALDCCKLLSMLEDEICIDGYSKNIPPDGFPAYVVSIWDTIKQQAHLDIPTQQEMLATLRCHEFKNSLLIDVDKQIDDAIVYLNSNEVTNMVADGIKFSTWKEDVKSDAVKSYLEQTIRYNSKISNSIKAELLDSIEQRMSSVEQVICNKCIRKECEEFTRQIDSEFNPDSNPTSNSFTIGGIAPKKAWATFNKTLKKYETKAVENYLAETCQSDPEPLLRQIWEISQRVKDANKNLLEQVIVHFIISTFDIDEIFLGNLTNLSITVDDAIDKAVNDAKDEFDECIGQFEIEMDGMGKQALEFLLNRISLLDIVYKRFERFFEIDENFVPREWTSLSQVQTCFIKAKEEALALTKALRSNEFLKVSDVKENQIVKSALEKMQIACKRAQSSVANSKSGWRSVPFGFWILLIILGWNEIFVLISLIFSPKVFFTAILIVSVYFSIAWRGKSLFQVYQEYSSMALTIASYLTTLASKATSK; from the exons ATGTCAAGTATAAATCTAATATCTGGTGAAGGAGAATGTTTATCTCGTGAGAGTTTCACCGCATGGCTTTCCAAATTGGGATTTGgcaaaaatgattttaatgTAATCTCTGTGTTGGGATCCCAATCCAGTGGCAAAA GTACACTACTTAATGCAACATTTGGATTAGATTTCGACACTATGAACACAAAAACAGGTCATTCACAGACCACAAGGGGGATTTGGGCTGGACTTGGTAAGTTTAAACGCGATTTTTTAGTCTTCGATGTTGAAGGTACAGATTCCTTTGAACGCGGTGACTCCCATCTAACGTTCGAACACCAGACAGCATTATTTTCCCTCGCCTTAGCAGATTGCTTATTCGTCAACATTTGGTATCACAGTCTAGGCAATCGTATTGGTTCAAATTATGTGTTACTGAGAACCGTGTTTGAGGCGAATTTTGAGATAACTGTCCCTGATTGTGTAACtgatattgtatttttaattcgCGACTGGTGTGAAGAGTTGGCTCCGCTTgatattgtacaaaaaaAGATCATTAACTACATGGATACTATTTGGTCTGAAATTAAGCAT CCTGAGGGTTCCACTTGGAACAAGTACTACCGTGTGAGGGTTTTTGGTTTGGCCAATAAAATCCTCACCAAAGATGCATTTGCGCTCGACtgttgtaaattattatctatGCTCGAAGACGAAATTTGCATCGATGGATACTCTAAAAACATCCCCCCAGATGGATTTCCAGCCTATGTTGTGTCTATTTGGGACACAATTAAACAGCAGGCTCATCTAGATATTCCCACGCAACAGGAGATGTTGGCAACATTGCGTTGTCACGAATTCAAGAATTCGCTACTAATTGATGTAGATAAGCAAATTGATGATGCTATAGTGTACTTGAATTCAAATGAAGTGACCAATATGGTCGCTGATGGTATTAAATTCTCCACTTGGAAAGAGGATGTCAAATCAGATGCTGTGAAATCTTATTTGGAACAGACAATTAGATACAATTCTAAGATATCCAATTCCATTAAGGCAGAGTTGCTCGATTCAATTGAACAAAGGATGTCGAGTGTTGAACAAGTGATATGCAATAAGTGCATACGGAAGGAATGTGAGGAATTTACTAGGCAAATTGACAGTGAATTCAATCCTGATTCAAATCCCACCAGCAATTCATTTACCATAGGTGGAATTGCACCTAAGAAAGCTTGGGCTACATTCAATAAAACTCTGAAGAAATATGAAACCAAAGCGGTGGAAAATTATCTAGCAGAAACATGCCAATCAGATCCAGAGCCTTTACTACGTCAAATTTGGGAGATATCACAGCGTGTAAAAGATGCCAATAAGAATTTGCTGGAACAAGTAATAGTGCACTTTATAATTTCGACATTTGATATTGACGAAATATTTTTGGGCAACTTAACCAACTTATCTATTACCGTTGATGATGCCATAGACAAGGCAGTAAATGATGCTAAGGATGAATTCGATGAATGTATTGGCCAATTTGAGATTGAGATGGATGGGATGGGTAAACAGGCCCTAGaatttttactaaataGAATATCATTACTAGATATTGTGTACAAGAGGTTCGAGAGGTTTTTCGAAATTGACGAAAATTTTGTGCCAAGGGAATGGACATCACTTTCTCAAGTGCAAACATGTTTTATTAAGGCTAAGGAGGAGGCGTTGGCTCTGACCAAAGCCTTAAGGAGCaatgaatttttgaaaGTTTCCGATGTAAAGGAGAATCAGATAGTCAAAAGTGCACTGGAAAAGATGCAAATTGCGTGTAAAAGGGCGCAATCGTCCGTTGCAAATTCCAAAAGTGGATGGAGGAGTGTACCATTTGGCTTTTGgattttgttgataattCTGGGATGGAACGAAATATTCGTTCTGATATCGCTAATCTTCAGTCCCAAAGTTTTTTTCACCGCTATTCTTATCGTTAGCGTATACTTTTCCATTGCATGGAGGGGAAAGTCTTTATTTCAGGTATATCAGGAATATTCTTCCATGGCACTCACTATCGCCTCTTACCTAACGACATTAGCAAGTAAGGCCACTAGCAAATGA
- a CDS encoding Caspase domain (overlaps_old_locusTagID:BBM_II02900) — MQPNTPSQVNRNNCTQSPLEKHFYPRSQGISDPSCAQVSTCCISNNGKAKGLIIGCNYVDTQAVKLSGACNDAAAFAITLVDSFHFNPRDLFVLTDEPSIYDTKRNGYTISIQKPTKRSILLGLQWLVKGSKPDDLLILYFSGHTMLCDDMSGWEDEGYDEALVPCDFVSTRFGGSCNVIPTKHIKEILVSADPDSKLVVFLDTSGGQTILDPSSVPHPVYTFIKGCKLQGIWPICTATDKVNLPKYDLKIWKAPEMEKGKCRPKFLPATQVDNVEELRDPVLQAATGGCFSVNKCYCLAGARWSQVALEALLPPLEKAEEQFKNAPKVANIGVLHGVFTHCLICVLKVLKDFTFKELEAAVVDRIGKMKKTYLPQLDQVPQVTLQKGSVSDKFITHPYNIHNKLVGTECQQGWLKYELVETLLS, encoded by the coding sequence ATGCAACCAAATACCCCGTCACAAGTGAATCGGAATAACTGCACACAGTCTCCATTGGAAAAACATTTTTACCCAAGATCACAGGGTATATCTGATCCAAGTTGTGCCCAAGTAAGCACTTGTTGTATTTCAAATAATGGTAAAGCCAAGGGTTTGATAATTGGCTGTAATTATGTAGATACGCAAGCTGTTAAGCTAAGTGGAGCTTGTAACGATGCTGCAGCTTTTGCAATAACCTTGGTCGATTCTTTCCATTTTAACCCGCGGGATCTATTTGTGCTAACAGACGAGCCAAGCATCTATGATACCAAAAGGAATGGGTATACAATTTCTATACAAAAACCTACCAAGCGTAGCATTTTGCTAGGGTTGCAGTGGTTGGTAAAGGGCTCAAAACCGGATGATTtgttgatattatatttttccGGTCATACCATGCTATGCGACGATATGTCTGGATGGGAAGACGAAGGGTATGATGAGGCATTGGTGCCTTGTGACTTTGTATCCACCCGTTTCGGTGGATCCTGCAATGTAATACCAACTAAGCATATTAAGGAAATTCTGGTATCTGCTGACCCTGATTCTAAGCTTGTTGTTTTCCTAGATACTTCCGGAGGGCAAACAATTCTGGATCCTTCTTCAGTGCCACATCCTGTGTACACATTTATTAAGGGTTGTAAATTACAGGGAATTTGGCCAATTTGTACTGCCACAGATAAAGTTAATTTACCAAAATATGACCTTAAAATTTGGAAGGCGCCAGAAATGGAGAAGGGTAAATGTAGGCCAAAATTTTTGCCTGCAACACAAGTAGATAATGTGGAAGAACTGAGAGATCCAGTTTTACAAGCTGCAACGGGCGGCTGTTTTTCGGTTAATAAGTGTTATTGCTTGGCAGGAGCTAGGTGGTCACAAGTGGCTCTGGAAGCGCTATTACCCCCTCTGGAAAAAGCTGAAgaacaatttaaaaatgccCCAAAAGTGGCAAATATCGGGGTCCTTCATGGCGTATTTACCCACTGCTTAATATGCGTGTTAAAGGTACTAAAGGACTTCACTTTCAAGGAATTGGAGGCGGCCGTGGTTGATCGGATTGGCAAGATGAAGAAGACGTACCTACCTCAATTGGACCAAGTTCCCCAAGTTACTCTGCAAAAAGGCAGTgttagtgataaatttatcactcaCCCATACAACATTCACAATAAGCTTGTAGGAACGGAGTGTCAACAAGGTTGGCTCAAGTATGAGCTTGTTGAAACTTTACTCAGCTAA
- a CDS encoding hypothetical protein (overlaps_old_locusTagID:BBM_II02905) — MSTTLKSVKWNVYKVPSFPNNLSASSISHLADEELMEVLSELKRRYANYLLKLAQLESKNRILKASKELNVTFKRPNKPDSILAVIAGNWTPPLELKVVIIESAGGYVENGTTIKTNSPILTLTKLNIGNHYDLTIHVLDSTGKTFITTAAFEYAPPESCRLVKTEFSDTESSVTIDNNDNQLTQPTGFVLSVLVEKDKIVECKWNTGDNYSEVAEEFLERNKLKPILKIGLVRLMEQQTHYATHTQQVDLADLIIV, encoded by the exons atgaGTACAACATTAAAATCCGTGAAGTGGAACGTTTACAAAGTTCCTTCCTTTCCAAATAACCTCTCCGCATCTTCTATATCCCACTTGGCTGATGAGGAATTGATGGAGGTGTTAAGTGAACTAAAGCGCAGATATGCTAATTACTTGCTGAAACTTGCACAATTGGAGTCAAAGAACCGAATTTTAAAGGCAAGTAAGGAATTGAATGTCACATTTAAGAGACCTAACAAGCCAGATTCCATTCTTGCAGTGATTGCCGGCAATTGGACACCCCCCCTTGAGCTTAAGGTGGTGATTATAGAGTCTGCTGGAGGTTATGTAGAAAATGGCACAACCATCAAAACAAACTCGCCAATACTCACCCTTACAAAATTAAAC aTTGGAAATCACTACGATCTGACAATCCATGTTCTAGACTCCACAGGGAAGACATTTATAACAACTGCCGCCTTCGAGTACGCTCCGCCCGAAAGCTGTAGATTAGTTAAAACTGAGTTTTCGGATACAGAATCATCAGTAACAATTGACAATAATGACAATCAACTTACTCAACCTACAGGGTTCGTGTTGAGCGTCCTGGTGGAGAAGGATAAGATTGTTGAGTGTAAGTGGAATACCGGCGATAATTACAGTGAAGTAGCGGAGGAATTTTTAGAACGAAATAAACTTAAGCctattttaaaaattggGCTGGTGCGACTCATGGAGCAGCAGACTCACTATGCCACACACACTCAACAGGTGGACCTTGCTGATCTCATAATAGTTTGA
- a CDS encoding lysyl-tRNA synthetase, class II (overlaps_old_locusTagID:BBM_II02910), with the protein MDFCTIKYRITIYLLIAALLTPDTINFKLHSLNPVNLQTTNGTNLGKQLCNRIKKIGEIENYGDPYPVANLSNYISTAKEFRDTFQLDGECSYYGRVLSIRHGGLFVDLADDHQQKVQVKILLGNDIKFYETKVVASKIIELIDLGDILAVTGKCIKTPTGEASIEAKHITILSKCTTIPPDKKGLMNVEKKLRFRHLDLRYNLEAREVLLNTWRIKQIIRDILTQDYKLLEVETPILQSIPSGANASPFETHHNALDMKCYLRIAPELYLKRLISSGICENGLFEFAKCFRNEGITYRHSPEFSLLEIYVKGVDLPYMIRLFEDIVNKLYQRLHNAHPLYWDTIEYNETDVIQLNKPTHILHLPTSETPLAKKYNDNSTFSFESYLNGIEVCHGAVEECNPVQLRNNLGDSIDLDFLNAAENGLVPMSGLGIGLDRLAMVLCNQQNIKSTQAFNLLSQKKLDCDD; encoded by the exons ATGGATTTTTGTACTATAAAATACCGTATCACAATTTATCTACTTATTGCAGCATTACTTACACCAGACAccataaattttaaattacattCTCTGAATCCCGTTAATTTACAAACCACTAATGGTACAAATTTGGGAAAACAACTATGCAATCgcattaaaaaaatcggagagattgaaaattatgGAGATCCGTATCCTGTTGCTAATTTATCTAACTATATATCTACTGCTAAAGAATTCAGAGACACTTTCCAATTGGACGGAGAGTGCAGTTACTATGGGCGCGTTTTGTCTATTAGACACGGAGGGTTATTTGTCGACTTGGCTGATGATCATCAGCAAAAGGTAcaagttaaaattttgttagGCAACGATATCAAATTCTATGAGACAAAAGTAGTTGCCAGCAAAATCATCGAATTGATAGACTTAGGTGACATTCTAGCAGTGACTGGTAAATGCATAAAAACTCCTACAGGAGAGGCGAGTATTGAAGCAAAACATATTACTATCCTTTCAAAATGCACAACTATTCCTCCAGATAAGAAAGGGTTAATGAATGTAGAAAAGAAGCTTAGATTTAGGCACTTAGATTTGAGATACAACCTAGAAGCCAGAGAAGTTTTGTTGAACACTTGGCGCATTAAACAGATCATTCGAGACATACTAACTCAAgattacaaattgttggAAGTGGAAACTCCAATATTGCAATCTATTCCATCGGGTGCCAATGCTTCTCCCTTTGAAACCCATCACAATGCGTTGGATATGAAATGTTATCTGAGAATTGCACCAGAATTATATCTAAAACGCCTAATAAGTTCCGGAATATGTGAGaatggattatttgaatttgcTAAATGTTTCAGAAATGAAGGAATCACCTATAGGCACTCACCGGAGTTCAGTTTACTGGAAATATACGTCAAGGGCGTTGATTTGCCCTATATGATCAGACTGTTTGAAGATATTgttaacaaattataccAAAGATTGCACAACGCACACCCACTATACTGGGATACGATTGAATACAATGAAACTGATGTCATTCAGTTAAATAAACCCACGCACATACTGCATTTACCAACTAGTGAAACTCCCCTTGCTAAAAAGTACAATGATAATAGTACTTTTAGTTTCGAATCCTACCTAAATGGAATTGAAGTTTGTCATGGCGCAGTAGAAGAATGTAATCCAGTACAGCTCAGAAACAATTTGGGCGATAGTATTGACCTG GATTTCTTAAATGCAGCTGAGAATGGGCTGGTTCCTATGAGCGGATTGGGCATTGGGTTAGATAGACTGGCTATGGTTTTGTGCAACCAACAAAACATAAAATCCACTCAAGCATTTAATCTGTTAAgtcaaaaaaaattagattGCGACGATTAA
- a CDS encoding prefoldin subunit 2 (overlaps_old_locusTagID:BBM_II02910;~overlaps_old_locusTagID:BBM_II02915): protein MDVAYGVESRKQAIRILDNQKLTLITQYDELTQDATEHRLVLDAINQLPKDRRCFRVVGGVAIETTVDNVKPQLEMEAGKIKDLQKVVEKQLETINQQLLKVKGEEIPKN, encoded by the exons ATGGATGTCGCTTACGGTGTAGAATCGAGGAAACAGGCAATTCGCATATTAGACAACCAAAAACTTACATTAATAACGCAATATGATGAACTGACCCAGGATGCCACTGAGCATAG GCTGGTTCTGGATGCTATAAATCAGCTACCAAAGGATAGGCGATGTTTTAGAGTTGTAGGAGGGGTGGCAATTGAAACTACAGTTGATAATGTCAAGCCACAATTAGAAATGGAGGCAGGAAAG ATTAAAGATCTACAGAAAGTTGTTGAGAAACAACTGGAAACGATTAACCAACAGCTACTAAAGGTCAAGGGGGAGGAGATTCCTAAAAATTAA
- a CDS encoding hypothetical protein (overlaps_old_locusTagID:BBM_II02920) yields the protein MTGSCRRVKLHIPKPPKPEFNIVFERSGMPIECTLRLEEPPKFCTLAKNSNVLLQVLCHEVIFPLQITDNTLKLTNCVTVTFPNPRYTLLFRSTVESTVDYCDSGYNNASADDELYSDSTDDPFTPISRKMLSISPTYANRNTTIIDEILCENVPIFISGSFESGSMLYFNEIRDRDDRPFVIVKIEWKLSRDIRDTESFDQLVSTNTSLKLDDLMIGKFVQLSIWWSERHLSGEPSTCTVYKQSVVRGPILPDQNLARDIMIHSLTDSIIFNTLLSSDKQEDSENNLTCSYSPATLIFVQDKICVRKDGEDDQSTLSIDKVRIGMDKFTISLCEPGCDKKVLNLHMNDTNSAILLFNVIIFRKYREKYATLAKWEKDLSVGLYSDFNKIYSKILKSENFLM from the exons ATGACTGGCTCGTGTAGGCGAGTGAAGCTACACATTCCAAAACCGCCCAAGCCAGAATTTAACATTGTGTTTGAGAGGAGTGGAATGCCAATTGAATGCACGCTACGACTCGAGGAACCGCCAAAATTTTGTACGTTAGctaaaaattcaaatgtaCTACTGCAGGTTCTGTGTCATGAAGTGATTTTCCCCCTTCAAATCACTGATAAC acacTAAAATTAACGAATTGTGTAACGGTAACCTTCCCTAATCCTCGTTACACACTACTGTTCAGGTCAACCGTTGAGTCTACTGTTGATTATTGCGATTCGGGATATAATAATGCGTCGGCAGATGATGAACTATACTCAGATTCTACAGATGATCCTTTTACACCCATTTCGCGAAAGATGTTGAGCATAAGTCCCACTTACGCCAATAGA AACACTACtataattgatgaaattttatgtgAAAACGTACCAATTTTCATATCCGGATCCTTTGAATCAG GTTCCATGCTCTATTTCAATGAGATAAGGGACAGGGATGATCGACCTTTTGTTatagtaaaaattgaatggAAACTATCCCGAGATATTAGAGACACTGAAAGCTTCGATCAGCTTGTCAGTACAAATACATCGCTAAAACTTGACGATCTCATG ATTGGCAAGTTTGTACAACTTTCCATTTGGTGGTCAGAGAGACATCTCAGCGGCGAGCCATCAACTTGTACAGTATACAAGCAGTCCGTCGTAAGAGGGCCGATACTGCCCGATCAAAATCTAGCCCGTGACATTATGATTCACTCGCTAACA gattcaattattttcaacacATTGCTGTCTAGTGATAAACAGGAAGAtagtgaaaataatttgacatGCAGTTATTCACCAGCAACACTAATATTTGTCCAA GACAAAATATGTGTTAGGAAGGATGGGGAAGATGATCAGTCAACACTTAGCATTGATAAAGTTAGGATCGGCATGGATAAGTTTACAATATCATTATGTGAACCAGGCTGCGATAAGAAAGTATTGAATTTGCATATGAACGATACCAATAGTGCGATATTGCTATTTAATGTGATCATTTTCAGGAAGTATAGGGAAAAATACGCG ACCCTAGCTAAATGGGAGAAAGATCTTTCGGTTGGGTTGTATTCagattttaacaaaatatattcaaaaatactaaaatcagaaaattttttaatgtag
- a CDS encoding DNA-directed RNA polymerase III subunit C19 (overlaps_old_locusTagID:BBM_II02925) has product MKDLSPNLTFCIENEDHTLGNVVRTILSKKKDVSFAGYTMPHPMQYQVNIRVQTTGKPAIQAMVESLDEMQQVCDQILGEFNRALNTG; this is encoded by the exons ATGAAAGACTTGTCTCCAAACCTGACTTTCTGCATTGAAAACGAAGATCACACCCTAG GCAATGTAGTTAGGACTATACTTTCAAAAAAAAAAGACGTATCATTTGCGGGCTATACCATGCCGCACCCAATGCAATACCAAGTAAATATCAGGGTCCAGACTACTG GCAAACCAGCTATACAAGCCATGGTTGAAAGCTTGGACGAAATGCAACAGGTTTGCGATCAAATACTTGGAGAATTCAATCGGGCACTCAATACTGGCTGA
- a CDS encoding porphobilinogen synthase (overlaps_old_locusTagID:BBM_II02930), whose product MGRRQPLRATVGHGVMDLVILATILLAQTHAYILNHNNLSTLSAVTQQLQYSRSHKNDKHCKLFSSQQVCSLPTSNTLRQIASPSAKKDNGIRPRIQSLRSTTDDNQIYDDKIGDEDYEGDDYESDYENTESDGLSDYASDVDTPEPFEYNSRGELYVPAIQRLQRRRSTKSIRKIFRETLVNTSNIILPLIVHSDSTSTDDDGITVYSSNDAISKVMEAKKKGITTFLLIPRVDDKLKSPSANEGYNHEGMLPLLISNIKDKIPNVNIIADANVSHYTHEGYDGLVTIPGKIDNDATVQQVARQAVTLAEAGADMISISDILDGTTSITREILDMEGFTDVGLVAHVAKYSSTMLRRNSNGHDEKIEVDKMTYLNDPSNTSDVLMKLTELGASDAVTVEPSMLYMDLISKVKKMTSLPVIAYQSIGEVKLIKAACAANVVPEKNFVFEYLKSCGRAGADLIITHYAESIAQWLQDDMQQNGQLNVSLSI is encoded by the exons ATGGGCAGACGACAACCCCTAAGGGCAACAGTGGGGCACGGAGTTATGGATTTGGTCATTTTGGCCACGATCCTTCTAGCCCAAACCCATGCTTACATCCTCAACCATAACAACCTATCAACACTAAGTGCAGTAACACAACAGCTGCAATACTCTAGATCGCACAAAAATGATAAGCACTGCAAATTGTTCTCGTCACAACAGGTATGTTCGCTCCCTACTTCCAACACTCTGAGACAAATTGCCAGCCCTTCCGCAAAAAAAGACAATGGGATCAGACCCCGCATTCAAAGCCTTAGAAGCACTACAGATGATAATCAGATCTATGACGACAAAATTGGTGATGAAGATTATGAGGGCGATGACTATGAATCTGACTACGAAAATACCGAGTCTGATGGGTTGAGTGATTATGCATCCGATGTAGATACCCCTGAACCATTTGAGTACAATTCCCGTGGTGAACTTTATGTGCCTGCTATCCAGCGCCTCCAACGAAGAAGGTCCACAAAGTCCATCAGGAAGATCTTTAGAGAGACATTGGTAAATACTTCAAACATTATTCTCCCTTTAATAGTACACTCGGACTCTACTAGCACAGATGACGATGGCATAACCGTGTACTCCTCCAATGATGCAATTAGCAAGGTTATGGAAGCAAAAAAAAAGGGCATAACTACTTTCTTACTAATTCCCAGGGTAGACGATAAGCTCAAGAGCCCTTCGGCCAATGAAGGTTACAACCACGAGGGCATGCTTCCTTTGCTTATATCTAACATAAAAGATAAGATTCCTAATGTCAACATAATTGCGGATGCAAATGTATCTCATTATACGCACGAGGGTTATGATGGATTGGTTACTATACCAGGGAAAATCGACAATGATGCCACGGTGCAACAGGTGGCCAGGCAG GCTGTCACACTAGCTGAGGCTGGCGCTGACATGATTTCCATTTCCGACATCCTTGACGGTACAACGTCCATTACACGTGAGATACTCGACATGGAGGGGTTTACTGATGTAGGCCTTGTGGCACACGTGGCAAAGTATTCCTCTACAATGTTACGCCGCAATTCCAATGGACATGACGAAAAGATTGAGGTTGATAAGATGACGTATCTAAATGATCCATCGAACACCTCAGATGTGCTAATGAAGTTAACAG AATTGGGCGCATCTGATGCTGTTACGGTCGAACCTTCAATGCTTTATATGGACTTGATATCAAAAGTGAAGAAAATGACAAGCTTACCTGTAATTGCGTATCAGTCCATTGGCGAGGTTAAACTGATTAAGGCGGCTTGTGCCGCTAATGTAGTCCCTGAGAAAAATTTTGTCTTTGAGTACTTGAAATCTTGCGGGAGGGCAGGTGCTGATTTGATAATTACCCATTATGCTGAAAGCATAGCCCAGTGGCTGCAGGATGATATGCAGCAGAATGGGCAGCTAAACGTCTCACTATCAATCTGA